TTTAGCAGAAATTGCACCTGATCCGTACTTAAGTCTACAGAAATTCGTTGCTTTGATAGAGATACTTCCTGATTATGCTCGTGTTATTGACGATGGCCTTTATAGAGCCGTGGACATttatttgaaggtaaatttgcTTGAAATATAGCACATATCTATCTCTGATTCAAATAGTTAGGTGCTCCCAAGTTAAACATCATATTCTCAATCATGCATCGGTTACACTTTTAGTATGacttttaagatatttatcACAAAAATCAACAAACATATATGATAGTTCATGATTAAATGAACAAGAACAACCATTACACTTTTAGTGCATATATTATTCAATGTATACCTTTTCCTTCTTGATGTTGATAACAGCAATCTTTCTGCTCCTTGTTCAGGCACATCCAGCACTAACAGAGCAAGAATGCAAGAAGCTGTGCAAGTTGATAGACTGCCAGAAGCTATCTCAAGAAGCATGCAACCATGCAGCACAGAATAACAGGCTTCCACTGCAGATGGTGGTGCAAGTGCTGTACTTCGAGCAGCTGCGTTTGAAGAACGCGTTGTCAGGGAGTTCAGGAGATGGGCTGCTATCACAGAGAATAAGCAGTGGTGTTCCAAGTGCAGCCATGTCCCCAAGGGACAACTATGCCTCTCTGAGGAGAGAAAACCGGGAACTGAAGCTGGAGATTTCAAGAATGAGGGTGAGGCTGAGTGAGTTGGAGAAGGAACAGATGTTCATGAAACAAGGCATGATTGACAAGGGAGGAAATGGAAGAACATTCTTAACATCAATTTCAAAGGGTATTGGGAAGATTGCAATTTTTAGTGGTCAAGGAGGAGGAAAGCGCCAGAAATCAGGTAGGAAGTCTCGTGGTTCAGAGGGGAAAACTGGTAGAAGTAGGAGACACTCTGTCTCATAGATATTGTTCTTCTCTACTTAGCTAAAAACTCTCTCTATTATACCTTATCAGGTGCACACAACATGTAAATGACTTGATCAACAGCTTCTCTTCATCTTGGTCTTAAGTTTTGGCAGTTGAACTTCATATCCCACATTCTCCCTTCCCTGTTGTACATGATTTCAGCTCCTGAGATAAGGTCCTTGTTCATTACACAGTTACACCAAGACAAAAGCACAAACATTTCAATGTGTAGCATCATCGTCACCTTGTCTAGGGACACAGTTGAAGCACTTCCTTTCCCACTGATAAAATGTACTTATTTATTGTCAAACTTGTTCCTTCTTCTATTGCATGAAAAGGAAAATGTAACATATGCAACCGAATACTGAAATGATTAACCTTAGATTAAAGTTTCTGTAACTTCTAATGGCAAGATAAAACTAACTTGGCTTATGGTGCCTGTCAGGGAAGTGACACCAGTAATTGTCTTCATCCATTCTGCCCAAAATCTCTTTGTGGGTACGTTACTGGCATGCAGTATGTTCGATAAATCCGAAACATTTTGTTGGTAGATTTAAGACATGTTGATTTCTGTAATGTAATGCACTCCCTTCTTGGTGACAAAAATCTTGacatatgttttattttctattttcgaTGCAAGGAAACAGATCACAGCCActtccaattaaaaaaaataactttttattcttcaattttagctgttttatataatatatataaactgtTTCTAAAATAAGTTAATGTTTGAATTCAGattaaatttactaaaaatGTTCAgaaaaatttttgttttcttgaaaattttagcttattatttttcatatgttATTTCCTTGAATattgacatttttttcttatgtaaatttctttttgttttatccaAGTGAGATTTAATTATCTCAATTATTTTTCAGCAAAATTATCAGACAAAAATTAATTCCGATTATAGTTTGTTATAACAATAGCCAATTATacagataattgattatcgaaataaagtgattttagttgtgttttaaaaagattttttcttataaccaaacaatattaatgaaagtgaaaaaaatagttGCGTGACATTTTTAACATTTGAACGTCTTATTTTCGAACATCCCGTCACCATGACAGCATCTCATTTTTAGGGGTGGACATGGATTAGATTTTTAAAGATCaatcaagataaaaataattggaTCAAATTTTAGATCTATATATTTTTGATGCAGAAAtagtttggattttttttttaaattaatatttggatCAAGCTTTAAACCCAAATTCAAAATTTggatcaaattttaaattcaaaattcacttttttataaaaataatttaaattgaattttgtaaatTCGTGTTTTCAATCTGAACCGATCTATATCTATCTTCAGCTCGTATCGATCACTCTTGACTTTTGATTTTTCTCAACCTTCGACATAGGTCAATCTGTCATAACCTTTGGCTTGGGATGATAACTCATCTCGACTTTCTGTCCGGACAAACCTATCTAGATCTTTGACTTGGGACAGCCTGTTTCAATCTTTGATCCGTCTTGACCTTCAACTAAGCTCGGCCATGTCGACCTTTGGCCCGAATCATCTTGACCATAAACTCAATATGTCTCAGCCTTTGACCGACTCGACTTGTCTCAACCTTTGGTCTGACCTGTCTCAATCTTCGACCTAACCTATCTCAACTTTAAGTCTGACTTGACATGTCTCAACCTTTGACTCAACTTGATCCATCTTGACCTTTAGCTAACCCTGCCTATCTCGATCTTTAGCCCTACCCAACCCGTCTCGACCTTTGGCCTAGGCTAGTTAGTCTCGATCTTCGGCTTAGATCAACCCATCTTAATATTCGACTTAGACATGTCATCTTGACCTCTTTGATTTAGGTTGGTTCGTCTCAACCTTTATTTTGAGTTAACTTATCTTAACCGTTccaagtaaaaatttaaattttctatatttgaaaatgtaatttaaaagaatgaatATCCAATccaaaagtattataaaatgtaaattaaattaaaatccaGATTTAATAAAATGGATTtgataaaatagattttaaatggATTGAAACAAAGTACAtcatattaacattaattatcatATTAACACAAATGAATTTTTTGTCCACTCCTACTCTTTCTAAgattaaacatataattttaaaattttagaaagttaaattatttatttcaatcaaaggaaaaaataaatttaccttaattttcaaaaactaaaattattcaaacataaaaaaaattaaatatgtttttaatctctaaattttgatacaaaattaaaattcttttctATCTAAAACTGtgtaaacaacttaaaaattagTATGAAATgcattttacatataaaaaaattaacataattaaattaaaatgactatatttattcatttcaaaagtttaaaaaccaaaatgtataaaaatttcatacaaaaacaaattataattttacatcaAAGTTGAGGAACTAAAATCAAAGTTCAGgaactaaaatcataaaaaaaaaatggattgtTATTCAACACAATTTCTACTACTTTTTCAAACAAACTGACAAATGTTTCTTCTTTATGTTTTAGAATGCCTGAATATCTGATTGCATCATTGCAGACTGCTTTCCCACATGTTAATTTTCAATCCTGCACAAGTATATCTGATTTCTTGGTCACAAGCTCAACTGCTCTAATGTTAAGTTGTGTATGTTATACAACACTCGTTTCATTCTTTGTTCAAGTCTTATTTTCATGACACTGCAGTTTGCAAAGATTAGCTAGATAACCTCCGGATGACGCTACAAAAGggataaaataacataataacaaGTCACTCAACTAGTTAACCACTTACCAATCCCTTCCACTTCAATATAATTACTAGTCTTCCAATTCAATCATTACAACTATTGTTCAAATGAATACTGGTAAAATGGAGAAAACTATTTTGTTTCTTGTACACAAATATCATGTCAGTACCTTAACCATGTACAGTTAGTccaaaaaaataactaaaagaacATGCAAGGAATAAAGCTCAGCCATAAATTAATTGGCTATGAAAACTTGTTATACCAAATAAATGTAATCAGATACAAGATCCTAGGACAATCAATTTAAGTATGGGCACAATTTCTAATGTGCTGGTGTATTCTCTATAAGACAAAATATACCCCTATGATGAAAGTCTGCCAGCTAGAACTCCACCAAATATGATAGCTCCAAACCACTTATTTGAGACAAATctgaaggaaaaataaaatagcaaaaaaaaatataacaaagtcAGCTCATAATGTTTAATTCGTTACTTCAGAAGTTTTCAAACATACTGCAATGATCAATAAAAACACTTGAAAAGTAATAACATTACGCAATCACTGAATTTTGAAGGGGTTAGTTCTTCTGAGGTCTGAAGGTATAAATATGGCATTAAGTGTATCTAGCAAAGCTATATGATTTAATCTTATGAAAAACtaaaagtgaaatttgaaaaagtttATGATAATCTCAAAACTGCTTTTTCATAAAAACTTTCTGAAGCTCCAAAAAGATGTTCTAGCCAATAAAATTAAGAACTGAGATCCTTTCAGAATTTCATTTTTCGataacaaaatcatgagttcatgCAATGAACTTCCCCAACATACTTCCTGTTGCAATCAGCACGTGATGAAAGGTCAACTGTCCATATTTGCCAGCCTAAGTGTCCAGATGCAGCAGCCAGAGATGCATAATACGGCCAGCCTGCTTCACACAAATGAATCAGAAAGTAGAAACAATTGAAACAGTCACGAAAACAGATAGAATGGAATGGCGTAATAAACTAATACCTATTTCAGCATTAAATCCGCTAAGAGCAAGACCCCCAACGCATGCAATTCCAAACCCAGTAATCCATTCCTTTGTTGAATCACCAAAGCGCAAAGCTGTTGATTTAACTCCAACTTTCAAGTCATCTTCTTTATCCTGAATGCCAAGGTTAGAAATATTCTTAAACACTAAGAATTTTGATTGCATTGCCTTAAACAAAAGATTGAAGTGGAGGATAACAAGTAGTCTTGTCATTGTACTTTTCGTTTCATACAAACTTAACTGTTAGAAACATGACAAATCATCTGAACATGGTTAAAAAGTTTACTACCACTTTTACACCTTCCATTTTTTAAGCAGAGCACAATTAGCCCATTAGCTGGCAGAACTTCAGGAGTGCAAGAAAACTCATCAAGGTACACAACATATAAATGCAGATCCTAACACAGTTAAAGACAGCGGAGCAAAACCATAGGGATTACAACTTACAAGAAGCAATGATATTTTACCTGATGTGCATAGATAGTATCATACACAAGAGTCCAAAATACTCCAGAGGCATAAAGTGGCAGCACAATAGATGGGTTCAGACTTCCTTTAACTGCAGCCCATCCTAACAAAGCCCCCCAATTAAAGGTCAACCCAAGATAGGCTTGAGGCTAACCAATTTAGTTACAGGAGAGCATCATAATACCGCATAATGAGATCATgcataagaataataataaagaattaagaatataaaaatataaatgaggAAATTCTCACCCAAAATGTAAACCTCTTCATGAGGGGATAGGAGAAGACAAGCAACAAGGATGAGGCACCCAAAACACGACTGCAGAATGTACACAAGccaaaagaataaataaaagttgacAAAAATCCAATGGAACTCAAGCAGAAGGATGCATGGCACTTGCAAGCCATGCGAAGAAACTAAAGTAGGACTTGCTTACTTTGAGAAAATCTTTTCTGTTTTCATGTCTtactttcacttaatttccaaaATGTCCCATaactttcattttgttttctgttataGAAGATCTGTATAGGAaacaaagtaaattttattattttcactgATTCCTACGCAcatatttgaaaacaaaaagcaaaatGTATATTTGGTGTTACCAGCTTTGCCAGTTAGGGTTGCATAACCACAATTGATGACATGCAAGACAGATCATAGTTCCAGAAAAGAAGGTTCTATAATTAACTGATTAAGTGTTTACAAATTTAAGTATCTAAAGTGCCAACATAACAAAGATAGACCTGAtgcattttgaaatttcaaaataagaaCTAACCTGTAATTATTCAGTTGTAGAAGAATTCCAAGACCTAAAAGTAATTGAAAACCAAGAAAACAAAGTCCTTGAAATGGTGTCAAAAGACCACTTGCCACAGGTCTCATCTTTGTACGTTCTACCTGTAATATACAATGGTATACAATGTCATTCAgaacataaaatataagatcAGCTATAACAGGGAAACCAAAGTGAAACATTTCAGAAAAGGATAGAGGGGAGAAGTACATCATCACATGCTTACTATATATAAAGTGTTTTAACTGAAACGAAAATCACCAAAGTAATGttatatcaataaaatcaaattaaataagataGGTGTTTGGATATAGAAGAAAGGGAATGTTGTTAGTTACTAATCAGAGGGATGTCAAAGGCCAGACCCATCATATCTATAAATAGGAGGCTAGGGGGCACTGAAATCTGTAAACCTTCGTTGTAAAAACAtgggtggggggggggggggggagagTTCTCTCctatttcttgttctttttcatCCTATTCAATAAGATCTATCTTTTCTTTCCCATTCCCAATTCTTGGTTCCTAACAATAGGTGTTAGAGACTCAATTAGCTATAGGATTAGAAGGGAATGGAAGTTCGATACCTGTCTCATTGGCCCAAAGTTTGGAAGGTTTACACTGGAAGGAATGTATGATGATGACAGAGAGAAGTGATGAGCTGGAAGTAAGAGAGAAAGGGAATGAAGGAGTTAGTAACTGAACAGTGGAATGTGATTTTGGAATATAGGAGAGAAACAGAGTGAGGAGAAGATATCCATGCGTACTATTTTGTTAGTTATGGATTGCTCTGTATACTATGGGTAGAACTCTGAGAATCTATTCTActgaattttcttttatctcaatAATACACGGCATCTTGATTCTCCATTTTGctaaatttctttcattttacttATTGATGCATTCAGTTTGTATCACTAGCATCCAAGGTCTCTAATGTTCATCTCAAGGCCCTTTGTTCGTACCTAAATCTTAGTCCAATCCTCTTATCAATAAAAGAAGTTCAATAACAAGGTTTAGGAAGAAAGGAGGACAAGAAATCCCCCTATATCAAGCCAAAAAGGGCAGGGTGAGGGACAAACAGAAGATCAAAAGGAAGTTTCGTGCATgtaaattgatataattttatcacATTGGAAACATGATAAGTACTTAGAACATGAAATTATTTTCTacaaattatagaaaataaagatgATTCACAGGGCACGTGAAATGTTAAAGCATTAGAGTTGCCATGACTTAGCGTTCAGTTCATTCCCCTATTAGCATCTATTATCTTAGTCGATCACATCCAAATACAAACAACACTGCCATAACAATTTGCGACTCGATTACTATCTCATTATCCCCTATAAAAATCAAAGCAaccaaaaaaatgtaacatttaCCATTGTATCAATATCCCGGTCAAGGAGATCATTAATGGTACACCCAGCACCTCTCAAAAGCAAAGCCCCACATGCAAACAGAGTCATCATTTTAAAATCAGGAAGATGACCCGGGGTTGCAGCCATGGTAATTGACCTAAATGCATGAAAATTAGAGAcaataaaaaagagagaatagGATTTAAAGTGGTGAACTTTTTAGGCTCATATTTTGTTTCACATCATAGGGACACTATACATGCGTTTAACCTGATGAGACAAGTTGTAGCTTTCATGTACATTGCTAAACTGACAGAATAGTCTCATGTATGAGTTTAGAATTGACCAGGAGATTAATAAGAATGATATATGCATGCAATAACAAGGTTGAAATAAATGAAGTATCACATCTAAATTACAGAAAAGAAAGATCTCTTTTAGTCTTAAAAATTCCTCAATTCATTACCCAAttctttttatttccaaaaGTTTAATATCCATGTTCTGTCAACCGAAAGAAATCACCAGACATAACTTTAAGGAGGTTATTGTAAAGTCAACAAATTTACTACAATTGGCAATTTGTGATTGCATGAAAGTGTATAAATCCTTTGCAGGCATAcacaattttgtttaatttctatACCTGCCAATAAACAATCATCATTGTTTGACTTTAAGGTAAGTATTGTAATTTGTAGGTGGTCCAATGGAAGAGCAACAGCAGATAGTATGATAGGCTCAACAAATCTCACCAGGATAAAATTTTATACcagtttaagcctaactcattTTTATAAAAGGCTTCCAGGATGAGGTTTGCCTGTAATTTGGTCTTATTCTTAATCAACTTTGAATTAACTTTGAATTGTGAAAATTTAACAGATTGGTATTTTGAGACTTAGAGTCTGCATGGAGAAATATTTCCATAAGcatatcataaattaatttgCAGAAACTCTCTGCTATTAGTTTCTCCAGAAAAACTTATTCTTCACTTAAAGAGgtgttcatttcattttttcttcttagtttcttcaattataagttttaataaGCAAGTCTATCTACACACTATTAAGTTTAATGTTTATAAACAATCATGATCTCTGTGCTTTTATGAGAGTGAAAGCATTTATCCATAAGATCAATAACTAAGAACTCTTACCAGATACAAGGCCATAGGAGCAACCACGTCCCAATTGGTTTATCAAGACGAGCAAGACGAGCATAGGGCTGAACCTGCTTTGGCAAGTACAAATCCACCCAAGTGGCGTCCCCTCCACTCCCACTACTCACACTACCACTTTGGTTCTTGTTCTCCTTCGAGGGCCACGTGGATACGTGTGCAACaagatgaaaatttgagagAGACCCAACAGTTTTACGAAACtcaaaattgtaattttgtagCTGGGGTGGCTTGAACGGGGGATTTAGAGTGGGGTTTCGGTTTTGGGTTGCAAATTGCTGAGCGGAGCTCAAAGGGTTGAAGTTGGCCAGGTGAAGAGATACCGAAGAAGAAGGTTTGAGAAACCTACGCGAAGCACGGAAGATCAAAGACGATGCCATGTTCTTCAAAGGCAAgctttttgtttcaaatttggGATTCTAAAATTGAGAAGTTGTTACTCCATAAAGCTTCAACAAAGACATTTTCTTTCCAGTGGTCACTACCACTGTGGTAGTTCAGAGCAAGGTGTGATCTTCAAAGAAAATCAGGGTTAAATCATGTCGTATGGAATAACATCGTAGTGATaaagtattattaattaattataaattattgagtTCGAAAACCTTGATCTTCAACAAAACTCATTCCGTAAAGTATTTATGGAAGTCTTATTTCGAAAATCTTGTTTCAGAATACACgtcatacattttaaaatttttattatgaaaatttttagaaaatttcaaaatatgtaatccaaaagttacttttataaaatgtaaaaatagtaatttgaaaatttgggAGGTGTGTGAAGACATTGAGACGGTGCAAGGAAAAATGATTTGATAGAAAGAAATTCAGAACGTCAATGTGAATATAACCACACACGAAGGAAGAATGTGTAATAAGGTTGtgataagaagaaaaaacaaataccTTGAAGATTCGATTAAACCTTCACGAACAAGTCAAACAATTAAGAAAGTATATaaccaataaataaaaagattacataaaacaaaagaacattataattaatatatatatatatatatatatatatatatatatatatatatatatatatatatttattggttTCCATCAAAACTAGGTTTGAATAATATTTACGagtttatttatcatttttatttacagttgtttagaaattttgggACTTGTGTATTTATTATTTGGTGGTTGTTGTATTAACCCATGCGTATGAGCAATTAGGTGATGGATGTTATCCAAACAAAGCAACTAGCTAATTATGGAATACTTTTATTGGTAAATGGTGTACAATTTACACATTAAATTGTTGTCTCCTTTCTTGATGCATGTTTATACTATGGTAGGGTTGAATGTGTGAACACTTTCTTAGGATGAGAAGGTGAGATGTATCCTCGTCATATGATGAGGTTATGCCTCGAGTTGCTGAGTTTGTTGCTTCACCATAAATCTGCAGGGTGAAAAAGGTTAAGCTGCAACTAGATGGCCTAATATATGATAGGATCATATGGAACCCTTATGAAGCGCATCGCATCAATTGGGTGGAACCATGCATCGTACatcctaataaaaaatatgacgTTTTTTTTCTTCAGATGGTCCATTAGCTTTGTCAGGTTTTCATAATAACAACTATAAAACTAAGATTAAAAGTAATACCTCACATCCACTCAAGTAGGTTATCCATCACCCATAATGAATATATCATAAATTGTAAAAGATCCATCATAATGTCCTCTTATCATTTCATCATCACTCATTAACATTTCACATTCTTCCATCGAGAAGCTCTTATCAACTTCACGTGATAGTCTACTAAAATAATCATCCACGTTTAACAAGTCCAACACCTCCAAAAGCAAAATGAATAGGTCAAAAAATCTTATTACATACTTTCTAACCATTCTgcataattatgcagaaaaacACCAACAAGTACC
This sequence is a window from Vigna angularis cultivar LongXiaoDou No.4 chromosome 2, ASM1680809v1, whole genome shotgun sequence. Protein-coding genes within it:
- the LOC108321335 gene encoding 4-hydroxybenzoate polyprenyltransferase, mitochondrial isoform X1, with the protein product MASSLIFRASRRFLKPSSSVSLHLANFNPLSSAQQFATQNRNPTLNPPFKPPQLQNYNFEFRKTVGSLSNFHLVAHVSTWPSKENKNQSGSVSSGSGGDATWVDLYLPKQVQPYARLARLDKPIGTWLLLWPCIWSITMAATPGHLPDFKMMTLFACGALLLRGAGCTINDLLDRDIDTMVERTKMRPVASGLLTPFQGLCFLGFQLLLGLGILLQLNNYSRVLGASSLLLVFSYPLMKRFTFWPQAYLGLTFNWGALLGWAAVKGSLNPSIVLPLYASGVFWTLVYDTIYAHQDKEDDLKVGVKSTALRFGDSTKEWITGFGIACVGGLALSGFNAEIAGWPYYASLAAASGHLGWQIWTVDLSSRADCNRKFVSNKWFGAIIFGGVLAGRLSS
- the LOC108321335 gene encoding 4-hydroxybenzoate polyprenyltransferase, mitochondrial isoform X2, which codes for MASSLIFRASRRFLKPSSSVSLHLANFNPLSSAQQFATQNRNPTLNPPFKPPQLQNYNFEFRKTVGSLSNFHLVAHVSTWPSKENKNQSGSVSSGSGGDATWVDLYLPKQVQPYARLARLDKPIGTWLLLWPCIWSITMAATPGHLPDFKMMTLFACGALLLRGAGCTINDLLDRDIDTMVERTKMRPVASGLLTPFQGLCFLGFQLLLGLGILLQLNNYSRVLGASSLLLVFSYPLMKRFTFWPQAYLGLTFNWGALLGWAAVKGSLNPSIVLPLYASGVFWTLVYDTIYAHQDKEDDLKVGVKSTALRFGDSTKEWITGFGIACVGGLALSGFNAEIGWPYYASLAAASGHLGWQIWTVDLSSRADCNRKFVSNKWFGAIIFGGVLAGRLSS